The following proteins are encoded in a genomic region of Pseudomonas saponiphila:
- a CDS encoding GNAT family N-acetyltransferase, with the protein MTTRLVPYEQLDSHQHARLLKLEVRPGQKAFSGDIHGALHTLANAPQGAIKGFALLNDEWPVAFVLLKRPPCLPAWADADSASLHALQVDQRFQGRGFGQACLQAIPAAARLQWPGLKGLNLAVDDDNQPALKLYRKLGWVENGKACKGRIGYERRMVLAF; encoded by the coding sequence GTGACCACACGCCTCGTGCCTTATGAACAGCTCGACAGTCACCAACATGCGCGCTTGCTGAAGCTTGAGGTGCGACCCGGGCAGAAGGCCTTCAGCGGCGACATTCACGGCGCGCTGCACACCCTGGCCAATGCGCCCCAAGGCGCGATCAAGGGCTTTGCCCTGCTCAACGACGAGTGGCCAGTGGCCTTTGTGCTGCTCAAGCGCCCGCCCTGCCTGCCGGCCTGGGCCGACGCCGACAGCGCCAGCCTGCACGCCCTGCAAGTGGACCAGCGGTTCCAGGGCCGGGGCTTCGGCCAGGCCTGCCTGCAAGCCATTCCCGCCGCCGCGCGCCTGCAGTGGCCCGGGCTCAAGGGCCTGAACCTGGCGGTGGACGACGACAACCAGCCAGCCCTCAAGCTGTACCGCAAGCTCGGCTGGGTGGAGAACGGCAAGGCCTGCAAGGGCCGGATCGGCTATGAGCGGCGGATGGTGCTGGCGTTCTGA
- a CDS encoding SRPBCC family protein, protein MTFQTAGRRPAEHELSISRLIDAPRNKVFRAWTEPALLAQWWGPHGMTTPECEMDLWVGGRFRTLMRAPDGSEYPTMGVFLEIDAPSRLVFTDAYLPGWIPSGKPFMTAEVTFEEQGDKTLYTARAMHWSEADRKAHEAMGFHDGWGQSLERLVALVTQGLPD, encoded by the coding sequence ATGACATTCCAAACCGCGGGCCGCAGGCCCGCCGAGCATGAACTGTCGATCAGCCGCTTGATCGACGCGCCGCGCAACAAGGTGTTTCGCGCCTGGACCGAGCCGGCCTTGCTGGCCCAGTGGTGGGGACCCCATGGCATGACCACCCCTGAGTGCGAAATGGACCTGTGGGTCGGCGGCCGGTTTCGCACCCTGATGCGCGCTCCGGACGGCAGCGAGTACCCCACCATGGGGGTGTTCCTGGAGATCGACGCCCCGTCGCGGCTGGTGTTTACCGATGCCTACCTGCCGGGCTGGATCCCATCGGGCAAGCCGTTCATGACCGCTGAGGTGACCTTCGAGGAGCAGGGCGACAAGACCCTCTACACCGCCCGGGCCATGCATTGGAGCGAAGCCGACCGCAAGGCTCACGAAGCCATGGGCTTTCATGACGGTTGGGGGCAGAGCCTGGAGCGCCTGGTGGCGTTGGTGACCCAGGGCCTGCCGGACTGA
- a CDS encoding sensor histidine kinase, which yields MTVLDASSPSRDGRPDPDALLEKLQQEEQAAQRGKLRIYFGSNAGVGKTCAMLTAARSEVAQGRDVVAGVVETHGRRETAELLQGLEVLERHRLMHRDYALPEFDLDAALARRPAVLLVDELAHSNVPGSRHPKRWQDVEELLRAGIDVWTTLNVQHLESLNDIVSGIIGIRVRETVPDHLFDEAHEVLVIDLPPDDLLRRLKDGKVYMGPQAERASRHFFRKGNLLALRELTLRRTADRVDAQMRDYRRERSINALWPARERLLVGVAGDPADERLVREAARLAQKLEADWMVVHVASAQRRGQGSSRYAAAMKTLALAAEFGAETATLPGLDVAEALVACAREHNANRLVLGHYPRKVWQFWHQSVSDRISRQHPEIDQIVIANGPLSRRPVAADKPEAGLPPSRVPAYLWASLACFAATAVAALLLQVFDPANVVMLFLLTVVLVALRFGRGPGVWAAMLAVLCFDFFFVQPVWSFTVNDTQYFFTFALMLGIALITGQLTARLRHQARTAAEGERRATSLAGLARELSAALTEEQICAVALRTFSGVFEARVGLALPDADNRVRALSANALAIDESIAQWAYDHAQPAGRGTDTLAAAKGCYLPLKAPMRVRGVLVLELADAERLAEPEERRLLEACMSQLAIALERVHYVEVAQSTVVQMEGERMRNTLLAAISHDLRTPLTTIIGAADAALPHATEGPLKHLLAGIHDQASSMQRLIENLLDMARMQERGVRLKRQWNSLEEIVGSALRQLREPLAKHQLRVAMAPQLPLVEVDALLLERVLVNLLDNAAKYTPAGTLVQISARQVDQQIILQVSDSGPGCPKGSSPDSLFEAFSRGQQESAVAGIGLGLALAKRIVEAHGGRIEAQPHADAGLSFVITLPAGQPPSLEAL from the coding sequence ATGACTGTGCTCGATGCGAGTTCCCCGTCCCGCGACGGGCGCCCCGACCCCGATGCGCTGCTGGAAAAGCTGCAACAGGAAGAGCAGGCGGCCCAGCGCGGCAAGCTGCGGATCTACTTCGGTTCCAACGCCGGGGTCGGCAAGACCTGCGCCATGCTCACCGCCGCCCGCAGCGAAGTGGCCCAGGGCCGCGACGTGGTGGCCGGGGTAGTGGAAACCCATGGCCGGCGGGAAACCGCCGAGCTGTTGCAAGGCCTGGAAGTGCTGGAGCGTCACCGCTTGATGCACCGCGACTATGCCTTGCCCGAATTCGACCTGGACGCGGCCCTGGCGCGGCGTCCCGCAGTGCTGCTGGTGGACGAGCTGGCCCACAGCAACGTCCCCGGCTCGCGTCACCCCAAACGCTGGCAGGACGTGGAAGAACTGCTGCGGGCCGGGATCGATGTCTGGACCACCCTCAACGTCCAGCATCTGGAAAGCCTCAACGACATCGTCAGCGGCATCATCGGCATCCGTGTGCGCGAGACGGTGCCCGATCACCTGTTCGATGAAGCCCACGAAGTGCTGGTGATCGACCTGCCGCCGGATGACCTGCTGCGTCGCCTCAAGGACGGCAAGGTCTACATGGGGCCGCAGGCCGAGCGCGCTTCACGGCATTTCTTTCGCAAGGGCAACTTGCTGGCCCTGCGCGAACTGACCCTGCGCCGCACCGCCGACCGGGTCGATGCGCAGATGCGCGACTATCGCCGCGAACGCTCGATCAATGCCCTGTGGCCGGCCCGCGAGCGCCTGTTGGTGGGGGTGGCCGGTGATCCGGCGGACGAACGCCTGGTGCGTGAGGCGGCGCGCTTGGCGCAAAAGCTCGAAGCCGACTGGATGGTGGTGCACGTGGCCTCGGCGCAGCGCCGTGGCCAGGGCTCCAGCCGTTATGCGGCGGCGATGAAGACCCTGGCCCTGGCCGCCGAGTTCGGCGCCGAAACCGCGACGTTGCCGGGCCTGGACGTGGCCGAGGCACTGGTGGCCTGTGCCCGCGAGCACAATGCCAACCGCCTGGTGCTGGGCCATTACCCGCGCAAGGTCTGGCAATTCTGGCACCAGTCGGTGAGCGACCGGATCAGCCGCCAGCACCCGGAAATCGATCAGATCGTGATCGCCAACGGCCCCTTGAGCCGGCGTCCGGTAGCTGCGGACAAACCCGAGGCCGGGCTGCCGCCGAGCCGCGTACCGGCCTACCTGTGGGCCAGCCTGGCGTGCTTTGCCGCCACCGCGGTGGCGGCGCTGCTGCTCCAGGTGTTCGACCCGGCCAACGTGGTCATGCTGTTCCTGCTCACCGTGGTGCTGGTGGCCTTGCGCTTTGGGCGTGGCCCGGGCGTCTGGGCGGCGATGCTGGCGGTGTTGTGCTTCGACTTTTTCTTCGTCCAGCCGGTGTGGTCGTTCACGGTCAACGACACCCAGTACTTCTTCACCTTCGCCCTGATGCTCGGTATTGCCCTGATCACCGGCCAGCTCACCGCGCGCCTGCGCCACCAGGCGCGCACCGCCGCCGAGGGCGAGCGCCGCGCCACTTCCCTGGCCGGGCTGGCCCGGGAACTGTCGGCGGCGCTGACCGAGGAGCAGATCTGCGCCGTGGCCCTGCGCACCTTCAGCGGGGTGTTCGAGGCCCGGGTCGGGCTGGCGCTACCGGATGCCGACAATCGCGTGCGGGCCTTGAGCGCCAATGCCCTGGCCATCGACGAAAGCATCGCCCAGTGGGCCTATGACCACGCCCAGCCGGCGGGGCGTGGCACCGACACCCTGGCGGCGGCCAAGGGCTGCTACCTGCCGCTCAAGGCGCCGATGCGGGTGCGCGGGGTGCTGGTGCTGGAACTGGCGGATGCCGAACGCCTGGCCGAACCGGAGGAGCGGCGCCTGCTGGAAGCCTGCATGAGCCAGCTGGCGATTGCCTTGGAGCGCGTGCATTACGTCGAAGTGGCCCAGAGCACCGTGGTGCAGATGGAAGGCGAACGCATGCGCAACACCCTGCTGGCGGCCATTTCCCACGACCTGCGCACGCCCTTGACCACCATCATCGGCGCCGCCGACGCCGCCTTGCCCCACGCCACCGAGGGCCCGCTCAAGCACCTGCTGGCGGGTATCCACGATCAGGCCTCGTCCATGCAGCGCCTGATCGAGAACCTGCTGGACATGGCGCGCATGCAGGAGCGGGGCGTGCGCCTCAAGCGCCAGTGGAACTCCCTGGAGGAAATTGTCGGCAGCGCCCTGCGCCAGTTGCGCGAGCCCCTGGCCAAGCATCAGTTGCGAGTGGCCATGGCGCCGCAGTTGCCCCTGGTGGAAGTGGACGCGCTGCTGCTGGAACGGGTGCTGGTGAACCTTTTGGACAACGCCGCCAAGTACACTCCGGCCGGCACCCTGGTGCAGATCAGCGCCCGCCAGGTCGACCAGCAGATCATCTTGCAGGTCAGCGATTCCGGCCCCGGCTGCCCCAAGGGCAGCTCCCCGGACAGCCTGTTCGAAGCCTTCAGCCGCGGCCAGCAGGAGTCCGCCGTGGCCGGCATCGGCCTGGGCCTGGCCCTGGCCAAACGCATCGTCGAAGCCCATGGCGGGCGCATCGAGGCCCAGCCTCACGCCGACGCCGGGTTGAGTTTTGTCATCACTTTGCCGGCGGGACAACCGCCTTCCCTGGAAGCCCTATGA
- a CDS encoding RNA polymerase sigma factor, with translation MAEPDREALARQVAQVYREQSRRILATLIRLLGDFDLAEEALHEAFFVAVERWQADGVPDNPRAWLVSVGRFKAIDALRRRARFAASQAALLSQLEQLEQDDWSVEDVQDDRLRLIFTCCHPALAADAQVPLTLREICDLSTEEIARAFLVAPATIAQRIVRAKAKIRDAGIPYQVPQLSELPERLESVLRVIYLVFNEGYSASMGAELTRDELTREAIRLGHLLLELLPEAEVMGLLALMLLHESRRAARISATGELILLDEQDRSLWQQDLIEEGCALVERGLRSGQAGPYCLQAAIAAVHAEAASAEHTDWAQIVGLYDVLLRLQPSPVIQLNRAVALAKRDGPAAGLEQVQAILDRGDLQDYHLAHAARADFCRQLGQIAAARESYQHALALARQDPERRFLEQRLAQLGAC, from the coding sequence ATGGCCGAGCCGGACCGGGAGGCGCTGGCGAGGCAGGTGGCGCAGGTCTATCGCGAGCAGTCGCGGCGCATCCTCGCCACCCTGATCCGCCTGCTGGGGGACTTCGACCTGGCCGAGGAGGCGCTGCACGAGGCCTTCTTCGTGGCCGTCGAACGCTGGCAAGCCGATGGCGTGCCCGACAACCCCCGGGCCTGGCTGGTGTCGGTCGGCCGCTTCAAGGCGATCGACGCTCTGCGCCGACGGGCGCGCTTCGCGGCTTCCCAGGCGGCGCTGCTCAGCCAGTTGGAACAGCTCGAACAGGACGACTGGAGCGTCGAGGATGTGCAGGATGACCGCCTGCGCCTGATCTTCACCTGCTGCCACCCGGCATTGGCGGCGGATGCCCAGGTGCCGTTGACCCTGCGCGAGATCTGCGACCTGAGCACCGAGGAAATCGCTCGGGCCTTCCTGGTCGCCCCGGCCACCATCGCCCAGCGCATCGTGCGCGCCAAGGCGAAGATCCGCGACGCCGGGATTCCCTATCAGGTGCCGCAACTGAGTGAATTGCCCGAGCGCCTGGAGAGCGTGCTGCGGGTGATCTATCTGGTATTCAACGAGGGTTACTCGGCCTCCATGGGCGCCGAACTGACCAGAGATGAGCTGACCCGCGAAGCCATCCGCCTGGGCCACCTGTTGCTGGAGCTGTTGCCCGAGGCAGAGGTGATGGGCCTGCTGGCGCTGATGCTGCTGCACGAGTCACGGCGCGCGGCACGGATATCCGCCACTGGCGAGTTGATCCTGCTGGATGAGCAGGACCGTTCGTTGTGGCAGCAGGACTTGATCGAGGAAGGTTGCGCCCTGGTGGAGCGCGGCCTGCGCAGTGGCCAGGCTGGGCCTTACTGCCTGCAGGCGGCGATTGCCGCGGTGCATGCCGAAGCCGCGAGTGCCGAACACACCGACTGGGCGCAGATCGTCGGTCTGTATGACGTCCTGCTGCGTTTGCAGCCTTCCCCGGTGATCCAGCTCAACCGCGCCGTGGCCCTGGCCAAGCGCGACGGGCCGGCTGCCGGGCTGGAGCAAGTGCAAGCCATCCTGGACCGTGGCGACTTGCAGGACTACCACCTGGCCCATGCCGCGCGGGCCGATTTCTGCCGGCAACTGGGGCAGATCGCCGCCGCGCGCGAATCCTACCAGCACGCCTTGGCCCTGGCCCGGCAAGACCCCGAGCGGCGCTTTCTCGAACAGCGCCTGGCCCAGCTCGGCGCCTGCTAG
- a CDS encoding LysR family transcriptional regulator, with protein sequence MASHEVLLAFVQAATQGSFSAAARKLGKSQSTISAAVASLEIDLDVQLFDRSSRKPGLTPAGHVLLQRAEEILAATSRLEMAASQLSRGIEAKLTIALSDTYQSDRFESCLSAFEQRYPDLELECLIAECDDLIALVQSGRAHIAFAEKQDHYPADLEHQTLDERGEISLYVSRKHPLAQLDLVDEQALRQHRELRLATVLNPYESRSQGRVWSAPSYLMLLEMAQGGFGWAPLPRWLVEGFGAGRLQELQVRGWPRSVAVDALWSRLHPPGPAGSWLLARMLQ encoded by the coding sequence ATGGCCTCACATGAAGTACTCCTGGCGTTCGTCCAGGCCGCCACCCAGGGTTCGTTTTCCGCGGCCGCACGCAAGCTGGGCAAGAGCCAGTCCACCATCAGCGCGGCGGTGGCGAGCCTGGAGATCGACCTCGATGTACAGCTGTTCGACCGCAGCAGCCGCAAGCCCGGGCTGACCCCGGCCGGACATGTGCTGCTGCAGCGCGCCGAAGAAATCCTCGCCGCCACCAGCCGCCTAGAAATGGCCGCCAGCCAACTGTCCCGGGGGATCGAAGCGAAACTCACCATTGCCCTGTCCGACACCTACCAGTCGGATCGTTTTGAAAGCTGCCTCAGCGCCTTCGAGCAGCGCTACCCGGACCTGGAGCTGGAATGCCTGATCGCCGAATGCGATGACCTGATCGCCCTGGTGCAAAGCGGCCGGGCGCACATCGCCTTTGCCGAGAAGCAGGACCATTACCCGGCGGACCTGGAGCACCAGACCCTGGACGAACGGGGTGAAATCTCTCTCTACGTATCGCGCAAGCATCCCCTGGCGCAGTTGGATCTAGTCGATGAACAAGCCCTGCGCCAGCACCGGGAACTGCGCCTGGCGACCGTGCTCAACCCCTACGAGAGCCGCAGCCAGGGCCGGGTCTGGTCGGCCCCCAGCTACCTGATGCTGCTGGAGATGGCCCAGGGCGGCTTTGGCTGGGCGCCCCTGCCACGCTGGCTGGTGGAAGGCTTCGGCGCCGGCAGGTTGCAGGAGCTGCAGGTCCGTGGCTGGCCGCGCAGCGTGGCGGTGGATGCGCTCTGGTCGCGCCTGCATCCACCGGGTCCGGCGGGCAGCTGGTTGCTGGCGCGGATGCTGCAATGA
- a CDS encoding YciI family protein, whose protein sequence is MKYLCLVYSDERLLHSLPDSPEDAECLAYAESVQGSGRMLAAEALQSVQCATTVRMRGGKLSITDGPFAETKEQLAGFYLIEARDLNEAIQVAGHIPAARVGSVEVRPVRELNP, encoded by the coding sequence ATGAAATACCTATGCCTGGTCTACAGCGACGAGCGCTTGCTGCACAGCCTGCCCGACAGTCCCGAGGACGCCGAATGCCTGGCCTATGCCGAGTCGGTGCAGGGCAGTGGGCGGATGCTCGCCGCCGAGGCGCTGCAATCGGTGCAGTGCGCCACCACGGTACGCATGCGCGGCGGCAAGCTGTCGATCACCGATGGCCCGTTCGCCGAAACCAAGGAACAGCTGGCGGGTTTCTACCTGATCGAAGCCCGGGACCTGAATGAAGCGATCCAGGTCGCCGGGCATATTCCGGCCGCCCGGGTCGGCAGCGTCGAAGTGCGTCCGGTACGTGAGTTGAATCCCTGA
- a CDS encoding GNAT family N-acetyltransferase, which translates to MTAPTPLIRTVLPCDLERCFAIETLAYEGDEAATREKIATRIATWPEGFIVAEVEGVVAGFINSGATFEVQMADEAFKELIGHDPAGSEVVIMSVVVHPDFQGLGLSRQLLHAFIARMGELGKARIHLMCKERHVALYQRFGFVYVKASESDHGGMAWHEMVLSLAR; encoded by the coding sequence ATGACTGCCCCGACCCCGCTGATCCGCACCGTACTGCCTTGCGACCTGGAGCGCTGCTTCGCCATCGAAACCCTGGCCTACGAAGGCGATGAAGCCGCGACCCGGGAGAAGATCGCCACCCGCATCGCCACCTGGCCCGAGGGTTTTATCGTCGCCGAGGTGGAGGGCGTGGTGGCCGGTTTCATCAACTCCGGCGCCACCTTCGAGGTGCAGATGGCCGATGAAGCCTTCAAGGAGCTGATCGGTCACGACCCGGCCGGTTCCGAAGTGGTGATCATGTCGGTGGTGGTGCACCCGGACTTCCAGGGGCTGGGCCTGTCCCGGCAACTGCTGCACGCCTTCATCGCGCGCATGGGCGAGCTGGGCAAGGCGCGTATCCACCTGATGTGCAAGGAACGCCACGTGGCGCTGTACCAGCGCTTTGGTTTTGTCTACGTCAAGGCGTCGGAGTCGGACCACGGCGGCATGGCCTGGCATGAGATGGTGCTGAGTCTTGCGCGCTGA
- a CDS encoding paraquat-inducible protein A codes for MSAPPYARDYQLMLCHTCGQVCQDFEHRCPRCDAVVHARKPNSLARTWAFLLASLIFYIPANLLPVMHTSIFGSASENTIMSGVVEFWKHGSWDIALLIFIASVVVPCSKFFVLGTLLVTCQRRSLWAQRERAKLYRFIELIGYWSMLDVLVVALVAALVQFRALSSIDPRMGILFFGLVVVLTMLAAMSFDPRLIWDAEVEDV; via the coding sequence ATGAGTGCGCCGCCCTACGCCCGGGATTACCAACTGATGCTGTGCCATACCTGCGGCCAGGTCTGCCAGGACTTCGAGCACCGCTGCCCGCGCTGCGATGCCGTGGTGCATGCGCGCAAGCCCAACAGCCTGGCGCGCACCTGGGCCTTTCTCCTGGCCAGCCTGATCTTCTACATCCCGGCCAACCTGCTGCCGGTGATGCACACCAGCATCTTTGGCAGCGCCAGTGAAAACACCATCATGAGCGGCGTGGTGGAGTTCTGGAAACATGGCTCTTGGGACATCGCCCTGCTGATCTTCATTGCCAGCGTGGTGGTGCCCTGCAGCAAGTTCTTTGTCCTCGGCACGCTGCTGGTGACCTGCCAGCGCCGCAGCCTCTGGGCCCAGCGCGAGCGGGCCAAGCTGTACCGCTTCATCGAGCTGATCGGCTACTGGTCGATGCTCGACGTGCTGGTGGTGGCCCTGGTGGCGGCCCTGGTGCAGTTTCGAGCCCTGAGCTCCATCGATCCGCGCATGGGCATTCTGTTTTTTGGTTTGGTGGTGGTGCTGACGATGTTGGCGGCCATGAGTTTCGATCCCCGGCTTATCTGGGACGCAGAGGTTGAAGATGTCTGA
- a CDS encoding multidrug/biocide efflux PACE transporter, translated as MSLSKSLTERIFQAVAFELLAVSICTPLLSWIMDKPMADMGLVTLAIGLLALGWNVLFNGLFDRLLKRLGLEHSARTRVLHALLFEGGLVAFCVPLIAWWLDISLLQAFILDIGVLLFFLPYTYLYHWAYDVLRDKWLQARLAH; from the coding sequence ATGAGCCTGTCCAAATCCCTTACCGAACGTATTTTCCAGGCGGTAGCCTTCGAGCTGCTGGCGGTGTCGATCTGTACTCCGTTGCTGTCCTGGATCATGGACAAGCCCATGGCCGACATGGGCCTGGTGACCCTCGCCATCGGCCTTCTGGCCCTGGGTTGGAACGTGCTGTTCAACGGTCTGTTCGATCGTTTGCTCAAGCGCCTGGGGCTTGAACACAGCGCCAGGACCCGGGTCCTGCATGCCTTGCTGTTCGAAGGCGGGCTGGTGGCGTTCTGTGTACCGCTGATTGCCTGGTGGCTGGATATCAGCCTGTTGCAGGCTTTCATCCTGGACATCGGCGTGTTGCTGTTCTTCCTGCCCTACACCTACCTCTACCACTGGGCCTACGACGTGCTGCGGGACAAGTGGCTGCAAGCGCGTCTGGCCCATTGA
- a CDS encoding YybH family protein: protein MLNSSNEAQVRSLIDHWQQAVLARDIERIVSYYADDITSFDAVGALQFKGKAAYRAHWEACMQVCPGPGIFEFHQLQVRADETLAFAHWLAHCGGTDAEGVTKACWMRVSAAYQRRDGQWQVVHEHWSAPFDMLTGTTLFDLQP, encoded by the coding sequence ATGCTCAATTCATCCAACGAAGCGCAGGTGCGTAGCCTGATCGATCACTGGCAGCAGGCGGTGCTGGCCCGGGATATCGAGCGCATCGTCAGCTATTACGCCGATGACATCACCTCCTTCGATGCGGTCGGTGCCCTGCAATTCAAGGGCAAGGCCGCCTATCGCGCGCACTGGGAGGCGTGCATGCAGGTCTGCCCCGGCCCGGGCATTTTCGAGTTTCACCAACTGCAGGTGCGGGCCGACGAAACCTTGGCCTTCGCCCACTGGCTGGCCCATTGCGGCGGCACCGACGCCGAGGGCGTGACCAAGGCCTGCTGGATGCGCGTCAGCGCCGCCTATCAACGTCGCGACGGCCAGTGGCAGGTGGTGCACGAACACTGGTCGGCGCCGTTCGACATGCTCACCGGGACCACCCTGTTCGACCTGCAACCCTGA
- a CDS encoding response regulator, with translation MSSPRILIVEDEANIRRFVGIALEDEGFQVFEADSVKRALIHAASRQPDLVIVDLGLPDGDGKQLISELRGWLAVPILVLSARDREDEKVAALDAGADDYLVKPFGVPELLARIRAQLRRHGQSGAAAATSKVSFGVIEVDLATHEVRREGQLVHLTPIEYRLLCALIRGQSRVLTHRQLLLEVWGLDYVDRAHYLRVHMAHLRQKLEADPAQPQHLITELQVGYRLVGL, from the coding sequence ATGAGCAGCCCACGCATCCTGATCGTCGAGGACGAAGCCAACATCCGCCGCTTTGTCGGCATAGCCCTGGAGGACGAAGGCTTCCAGGTGTTCGAGGCCGACAGCGTCAAGCGCGCGCTGATCCATGCCGCCAGTCGTCAGCCGGACCTGGTGATCGTCGACCTGGGCCTGCCGGACGGCGACGGCAAGCAGTTGATCAGCGAGCTGCGTGGCTGGCTGGCGGTGCCGATCCTGGTGCTCTCGGCCCGGGACCGCGAAGACGAGAAAGTCGCCGCCCTGGATGCCGGGGCCGACGACTACCTGGTCAAGCCGTTCGGTGTGCCGGAGTTGCTGGCGCGGATTCGTGCGCAGTTGCGCCGTCATGGCCAGAGCGGCGCGGCAGCGGCCACCAGCAAGGTGAGCTTCGGGGTGATCGAGGTCGACCTGGCGACCCATGAAGTGCGCCGCGAAGGGCAACTGGTGCACCTGACTCCCATCGAATACCGCCTGCTCTGTGCGCTGATCCGCGGTCAGAGCCGGGTCCTGACCCATCGCCAGCTGCTGCTGGAGGTCTGGGGCCTGGACTATGTCGACCGCGCCCATTACCTGCGGGTGCACATGGCCCATCTGCGGCAGAAGCTGGAGGCCGATCCGGCGCAGCCCCAGCATCTGATCACCGAGTTGCAGGTGGGTTATCGCCTGGTGGGGCTCTGA
- a CDS encoding paraquat-inducible protein A: MTISRNWIICEHCDSLYESVPLGKGQAAQCSRCGALLARARHLSVQQLFALSITAGLLFVFANLFPVIKISLEGLSNEATLWQSVEALAQGRISLIAAITGLTIILAPCLQIILLCWVLGFANVGRAAPGFKACMRALEHLRPWSMLEVCLLGILVAIVKLAGMLDVHPGMGLWALAMLTVLIILISGKDIRYLWDDLEGRY, encoded by the coding sequence ATGACTATTTCCCGCAACTGGATCATCTGCGAGCACTGCGATTCGCTGTACGAATCCGTGCCGCTCGGCAAAGGCCAGGCCGCCCAATGCTCGCGCTGCGGTGCGCTGCTGGCCCGTGCCCGGCACCTGAGCGTGCAGCAGCTGTTCGCCTTGTCGATCACCGCCGGGTTGCTGTTCGTCTTCGCCAACCTGTTTCCGGTGATCAAGATCAGCCTCGAAGGCCTGAGCAACGAGGCGACCCTCTGGCAATCGGTGGAGGCCCTGGCCCAGGGCCGCATCAGCCTGATCGCGGCGATCACCGGGCTGACCATCATTCTCGCCCCGTGCCTGCAGATCATCCTGCTGTGCTGGGTGCTGGGCTTTGCCAACGTCGGCCGCGCGGCGCCGGGCTTCAAGGCCTGCATGCGGGCCCTGGAACACCTGCGCCCCTGGAGCATGCTCGAGGTGTGCCTGCTGGGCATCCTGGTGGCCATCGTCAAGCTGGCGGGCATGCTCGATGTGCACCCGGGGATGGGGCTGTGGGCCCTGGCGATGCTCACGGTGCTGATCATCCTGATTTCCGGCAAGGACATCCGCTACCTCTGGGATGACCTGGAGGGCCGCTACTGA